A single Nicotiana tabacum cultivar K326 chromosome 5, ASM71507v2, whole genome shotgun sequence DNA region contains:
- the LOC107767690 gene encoding trans-Golgi network-localized SYP41-interacting protein 1, whose product MPENNDAEQVRDGSGVVVDGGEVSASVEPAAHNQVDVTDLNGGGSVTAAEYVENDTKDIRMAEDGGREDMFVDCPDVIEGPETPRYVEENSDAQDSRLEGLSNGSHDQDLKAEVEHLRKMLNDSVAENDRIAREAEEERAASMCELTRLNDQLKDLIGSRSLLNKDDSELVENLHQSKAGVRDLASGASLHEVVTDVSKFLKEALDERVQTESRIRELNDIIHMKNQEIDVLNSKVSELSMSHDVALSQLNSEQENSAYLSEVQLEKEHHMTVIANEILASLASAVPQEEISDESVTGKMYHVQNTISFLVEKYSVFLSEVNQLRQSLTEVAPDHSMQDEVGVLVAAHDVLAEFRTREVNLNQHLSFLSDENGKLSEELNKHKLMVENANAEITKLNAEVEQERTRYANTKDKLSLAVTKGKALVQQRDALKKSLSEKTSELERYQIELQEKSNSLEAAEQTKDLLVRSENLAASLQEALIQKEMILQKCEEILSKAIGNEQFQSTDTIQKVQWLADEMNASNETSLQLQRVIDSLASFDFPQSVQSNRPDAQVSWLLESFYLAKEEVIKLHEQMVAANEAANNEIGHLTASLVVEAQDRSYLQEELDDLKHKYAVLFQKEQQASMDKDQIINMLLEASKINTHDQELLYQSQSDMTLLIMKCVENIKEESSASLESHKHQVDSFEQIQSNLYIRDLELRLHGQILTEEMSDKAELNRLSNHSVKVTEELSALKEEKESLERNLEQYEEKVALLREKLSMAVKKGKGLVQEREKLKGALDEKSAEIEKLKSDLHLQESVSDDHKLQIDKLSAEVDRIPQLETDLVAMKDQRDQLEQFLAESNNMLQKVIESLDGIVFPADLGFQDPIEKVKWLSGYLSEIQTAKVEAEQELGRVKDEASSLANKLLEVETTIKSLEDALSAADNNISQLLEDKNELEAAKASVENELEKAIAEASSKTVEFANVSADRKFIEDALSLAEKNVFLIKNEKEEALLGKDAAESELQKIKEEFTFHTNKLKVADETIQSLEEALAQAEKNIFLLTEENNRVQVGRADLENEIKNLKGEADFQNSKLSDASMTIKSLENALLNSENKISNLVNEKKNAEEELLVLTSKLDACMKELAGSQGSLETNVLELSTLLSRLQLFLKDEALFFSLRQAFEKKFESLKDMDLLLKEIWDSFSEIDSGMLPNSPVKDDTSFSTPSVSVVNDGLIEEVANGEANAIDGDITLHLGKTVDGFQLRNKILAENIGCYSQLMDDSIRTILKKLQLTKSKALPMIELAESLKQKVRDAEVGRQAQENTIQLLERDLEVLLSACNDATNELALTQNRLSELGSNFGLEKLKETSPEQLGNFGEDAVAHHQLALDSSESAKTAEKLLLAARHSQHLAEQFKTVVDVMVGTIKDLQVKLEESNTTCVKVLEEKEIHQERISQLETNLEASNDHCNEMKLKLEDYQAKEDNIREKEAEVLSLNSKASLKFQEAEDLTLSASHMKSLFDKINGMETLMGPDVRDAEAYDSPDVRKLFYVVDTFPRLQLQMSSLSCENKELQSSLEKQALQIEHLQEEVEEHIRDEEDYGKMKNELLELTIGLENMIQKLGSNNLVGLQKETPVTRLLPVLDKLIVAKVLESENLKAKTEELLADLHGTQKVVEDLSSKVKSLESSNQLKVKQLEINQERGIFETATLPAQSEISEVQDVVPVSKNLASSVTSAAHVRTLRKGSTDQLAINIDTESERLINDEEADQEKGHAFKSLNASGLIPGQGKMIADRIDGIWVSSSRALMSHPRGRLGLIAYCLFLHIWLLGTIL is encoded by the exons ATGCCAGAAAATAATGATGCAGAGCAGGTCAGAGATGGTTCAGGTGTAGTTGTAGATGGAGGGGAAGTTTCAGCTTCTGTAGAACCAGCTGCTCATAATCAG GTGGATGTTACGGATCTAAATGGTGGGGGATCAGTGACTGCAGCAGAGTATGTAGAGAATGATACAAAAGATATAAGAATGGCAGAAGATGGGGGAAGGGAGGACATGTTTGTTGATTGCCCTGATGTCATCGAAGGTCCTGAAACTCCGCGGTATGTAGAGGAGAACAGTGATGCACAGGATAGTCGACTGGAAGGATTGAGCAATGGATCACATGATCAAGATTTGAAAGCTGAAGTAGAACACTTGCGCAAAATGCTAAATGATAGTGTTGCTGAAAACGATCGGATTGCTCGAGAAGCTGAG GAAGAAAGAGCAGCATCTATGTGCGAACTCACTCGCCTAAATGATCAACTTAAGGATCTGATTGGTAGTCGGTCACTGCTAAATAAAGATGATAGTGAGTTAGTTGAGAATCTTCACCAAAGTAAAGCAGGAGTCAGGGATTTGGCCTCTGGTGCCTCATTGCATGAGGTGGTAACAGATGTCTCCAAGTTTCTTAAAGAAGCTCTGGATGAGCGTGTTCAGACTGAGAGCAGAATCAGAGAACTTAATGACATCATACATATGAAGAATCAAGAAATTGATGTCCTCAATTCAAAAGTTTCTGAGCTTTCAATGTCACATGATGTTGCTCTTTCTCAATTAAATTCAGAACAAGAAAATTCTGCTTACTTGTCTGAGGTTCAACTTGAGAAAGAGCATCATATGACAGTGATTGCTAATGAGATCTTAGCATCTCTTGCTTCAGCAGTTCCTCAAGAAGAAATCTCTGATGAATCAGTTACAGGAAAAATGTATCATGTCCAGAATACGATCTCATTTTTAGTTGAGAAGTATAGTGTTTTCCTTTCTGAAGTCAACCAACTTAGACAGAGTTTAACTGAAGTTGCACCAGACCACAGCATGCAGGATGAAGTGGGGGTGTTGGTTGCTGCACATGATGTATTGGCTGAATTTAGAACAAGAGAAGTGAATCTAAACCAACATTTGAGCTTTTTAAGTGATGAAAATGGAAAGCTGTCCGAGGAACTTAATAAGCATAAATTGATGGTTGAGAATGCAAATGCTGAAATTACAAAGCTGAATGCTGAAGTTGAACAGGAGAGAACAAGGTATGCTAACACGAAAGATAAGCTTAGCTTGGCTGTGACAAAAGGAAAGGCCTTAGTTCAGCAGCGTGATGCTCTGAAGAAGTCACTGTCTGAGAAAACTAGTGAACTAGAGAGATATCAAATTGAGTTGCAAGAGAAGTCGAATAGTCTTGAGGCTGCTGAACAAACCAAGGATTTACTGGTAAGAAGTGAAAATTTAGCTGCGTCACTGCAGGAAGCTCTCATTCAAAAGGAGATGATACTTCAAAAATGTGAAGAGATATTGTCCAAGGCCATTGGAAACGAGCAATTTCAGTCAACAGATACCATTCAGAAAGTCCAGTGGCTTGCAGATGAGATGAATGCATCAAATGAGACATCTCTGCAACTCCAAAGAGTGATAGATTCCCTGGCATCATTTGATTTTCCCCAGTCCGTACAATCAAATAGACCTGATGCACAGGTTTCTTGGCTCCTGGAATCATTTTATCTGGCTAAAGAAGAAGTAATAAAGTTACATGAGCAGATGGTAGCAGCAAATGAGGCAGCAAATAATGAGATTGGTCATCTTACTGCTTCTCTTGTGGTAGAAGCACAGGATAGGAGCTACCTTCAAGAGGAATTGGATGATTTAAAGCATAAATATGCAGTGCTTTTCCAGAAAGAGCAACAGGCTTCAATGGATAAGgatcaaatcatcaatatgctgCTAGAGGCATCTAAAATCAACACACACGACCAAGAATTGTTATATCAAAGCCAATCTGACATGACTTTACTCATTATGAAATGCGTAGAGAATATAAAAGAAGAAAGTAGTGCCTCTCTTGAATCCCATAAGCATCAGGTTGACTCCTTTGAACAGATCCAGAGTAATTTGTACATTAGGGATCTGGAATTGAGGCTACATGGTCAAATACTCACAGAAGAGATGTCAGATAAAGCAGAGTTGAATAGATTGTCAAACCATTCGGTCAAGGTTACTGAGGAGCTTTCCGCTTTAAAGGAAGAAAAGGAATCTCTGGAGAGGAATCTCGAACAATACGAGGAGAAAGTTGCATTACTTAGGGAAAAGTTATCTATGGCAGTTAAAAAAGGCAAGGGGCTTGTTCAAGAACGAGAAAAATTGAAAGGGGCATTGGATGAGAAGAGTGCTGAAATAGAGAAGCTCAAATCAGATTTACATCTGCAAGAATCTGTATCTGATGACCACAAGTTGCAGATTGATAAGCTCTCAGCTGAGGTGGACCGTATCCCTCAACTAGAGACTGATCTTGTTGCTATGAAGGATCAAAGGGATCAGCTAGAGCAGTTCTTAGCTGAAAGCAATAACATGCTTCAGAAGGTTATCGAGTCACTTGATGGTATTGTTTTTCCAGCTGATTTGGGTTTTCAAGACCCCATAGAAAAGGTCAAATGGCTTTCAGGATACTTAAGTGAGATCCAAACTGCAAAGGTAGAGGCGGAGCAGGAGTTGGGGAGAGTAAAAGATGAAGCCAGTTCTTTAGCCAACAAATTGTTGGAGGTCGAGACAACCATTAAATCTCTAGAGGATGCATTATCTGCTGCAGACAACAACATCTCTCAACTCCTGGAGGACAAAAATGAGCTAGAAGCTGCTAAAGCATCAGTTGAAAATGAATTAGAGAAAGCAATAGCAGAAGCTTCTTCTAAAACTGTGGAGTTTGCAAATGTGTCCGCGGATAGAAAATTCATCGAGGATGCTTTGTCCCTGGCTGAGAAGAATGTTTTTCTAATAAAGAATGAGAAAGAAGAAGCTTTACTTGGTAAGGATGCTGCTGAATCTGAGCTGCagaaaatcaaggaggaattCACTTTCCATACCAACAAACTAAAGGTGGCGGATGAAACTATACAATCCCTTGAAGAGGCACTGGCTCAGGCAGAAAAAAACATCTTTCTCCTTACTGAGGAAAATAACAGGGTACAAGTTGGTAGAGCTGATTTAGAGAACGAGATAAAAAATCTCAAAGGCGAAGCTGATTTCCAAAACAGCAAGCTAAGTGATGCTTCCATGACTATAAAATCACTAGAAAATGCTTTACTGAATTCAGAAAACAAAATTTCCAATCTTGTTAATGAAAAGAAGAATGCAGAAGAGGAACTTTTAGTTCTGACTTCCAAATTAGATGCCTGCATGAAAGAGTTGGCTGGATCACAGGGCAGCTTAGAAACTAATGTTCTGGAGCTCTCTACCCTTCTTAGCCGACTTCAGTTATTTCTGAAAGACGAGGCTTTGTTTTTCTCTCTCCGACAAGCTTTTGAGAAAAAGTTTGAGAGCCTAAAAGACATGGATCTTCTTCTTAAAGAAATCTGGGATTCTTTTTCTGAAATAGATTCCGGAATGCTGCCAAATTCTCCTGTGAAG GATGACACATCTTTCTCAACTCCTTCAGTATCTGTTGTTAATGATGGTCTAATCGAGGAAGTAGCCAATGGTGAAGCAAATGCAATTGATGGTGACATCACATTGCATCTCGGGAAAACTGTGGATGGATTCCAATTGAGAAACAAGATTCTTGCTGAGAACATTGGATGTTACTCGCAATTGATGGATGATTCGATCAGAACAATACTTAAAAAACTACAGTTGACAAAAAGTAAAGCTCTACCCATGATTGAACTCGCAGAATCTCTTAAGCAAAAGGTCAGAGATGCTGAAGTTGGTCGGCAAGCGCAGGAAAATACTATACAATTGTTGGAAAGGGATCTTGAAGTTCTACTTTCTGCTTGTAATGATGCAACTAATGAACTGGCTTTAACTCAAAATAGATTATCTGAACTTGGCTCCAACTTTGGCCTGGAAAAGTTGAAGGAAACCTCACCCGAACAATTAGGAAATTTTGGTGAAGATGCTGTAGCGCATCATCAGTTGGCGCTTGATAGCAGTGAGTCCGCAAAGACCGCTGAGAAGCTGCTATTGGCGGCTAGACACAGTCAACATCTTGCTGAACAGTTCAAAACTGTGGTGGATGTGATGGTTGGTACAATTAAAGATTTGCAGGTTAAATTGGAAGAAAGCAATACTACTTGTGTGAAAGTCTTGGAAGAAAAGGAGATTCACCAAGAGAGGATCTCCCAACTGGAGACTAATCTAGAAGCGTCAAATGATCATTGCAATGAGATGAAGCTTAAGTTAGAGGATTATCAGGCAAAAGAGGATAATATCAGGGAGAAAGAAGCTGAAGTTTTGTCTCTTAATTCTAAAGCTTCACTGAAATTTCAAG AGGCTGAAGATTTAACCCTCTCTGCATCTCATATGAAATCtctttttgataaaataaatggGATGGAAACGCTCATGGGGCCTGATGTGAGAGATGCAGAGGCCTATGATTCCCCTGATGTCAGGAAGCTCTTTTATGTAGTTGATACTTTCCCCAGATTGCAGCTCCAGATGAGCTCACTGTCTTGTGAGAATAAAGAATTACAGTCAAGCCTTGAGAAACAGGCGCTGCAAATTGAGCATTTGCAGGAAGAAGTTGAAGAGCACATTAGAGATGAGGAGGACTATGGAAAGATGAAGAATGAGTTGTTAGAACTCACAATTGGTCTGGAAAATATGATACAGAAGCTGGGAAGCAATAATTTGGTGGGTCTCCAGAAAGAGACTCCGGTGACAAGGTTGTTACCAGTGCTTGATAAGCTGATTGTTGCCAAAGTTTTGGAATCTGAAAATTTGAAAGCCAAAACAGAAGAGCTGCTTGCCGACTTGCATGGGACCCAAAAGGTTGTTGAGGACTTATCAAGTAAGGTTAAGTCACTAGAAAGTTCTAATCAACTTAAGGTTAAACAACTTGAGATCAACCAGGAAAGGGGCATCTTTGAAACAGCTACCTTGCCTGCTCAGTCAGAGATATCTGAAGTTCAAGATGTG GTGCCAGTTAGTAAGAATTTAGCCTCTTCAGTTACATCAGCTGCTCATGTCCGAACTTTGCGGAAGGGATCTACGGATCAACTTGCAATAAATATAGATACTGAATCTGAACGGTTGATAAATGACGAGGAAGCTGACCAAGAAAAAG GTCATGCATTCAAGTCTCTCAATGCATCAGGTCTTATTCCAGGGCAAGGGAAGATGATTGCCGACAGAATTGACGGAATTTG GGTATCTTCGAGTCGAGCTTTGATGAGTCATCCAAGGGGCAGGCTAGGTCTTATTGCCTATTGTTTGTTCCTGCATATTTGGTTGTTGGGCACCATTTTGTGA
- the LOC107767691 gene encoding ultraviolet-B receptor UVR8 encodes MDASMSGTSSVQYHNIAEQPITTIVTTPASTFQRQVRHCFGNATPGEFPLSANPSIVLHVLTGCNLDPQDLATLEATCSFFWLPANFAPDNELSLAELAALDMCRKRAIFKPMTQEQRQDLKQRCGGSWKLVLRFLLAGEACFRREKSHAVAGPGHSIAVSSKGVAYSFGSNSSGQLGNGTTEEEWRPHPIRSLHGIRVIQAAVGAGRTMLISDTGRVYAFGKDSFGEAEYGVQGNKVVTTPQLVESLKDIFVVQAAIGNFFTAVLSREGRVYTFSWGNETKLGHQTEPADTEPRALLGALENIPVVQIAAGYCYLLALACQPSGMSVYSVGCGLGGKLGHGARTDEKVPRLIEQFQTLNLQPAVVAAGAWHAAVVGKDGRVCTWGWGRYGCLGHGNEDCESAPKVVEALNNVKAVYVATGDYTTFVVSDEGNVYSFGCGESSSLGHNTAVAEEQGIRHSNVLFPEVVTSLKQLNERVVQISLTNSIYWNAHTFALTESGKLYAFGAGDKGQLGVELSANQTERAIPERVDIDLG; translated from the exons ATGGACGCCTCAATGAGTGGAACCTCGAGTGTTCAATACCATAACATTGCTGAACAACCAATTACTACTATTGTAACCACCCCCGCGTCAACGTTTCAAAGACAAGTGCGGCACTGCTTTGGGAATGCGACTCCTGGCGAATTCCCATTGTCAGCCAATCCGTCTATCGTTCTTCATGTACTTACTGGATGTAATTTGGATCCACAAGACCTTGCAACTCTAGAG GCTACCTGCTCCTTCTTTTGGCTTCCTGCAAACTTTGCACCCGATAATGAGCTCTCCTTAGCAGAGCTGGCAGCTCTTGATATGTGCCGAAAGAGAGCTATATTTAAGCCAATGACTCAGGAGCAACGTCAAGATCTAAAGCAAAGATGTGGCGGCTCCTGGAAGCTTGTTCTAAGATTTCTTCTAGCCGGGGAAGCATGTTTTAGGCGGGAAAAATCACACGCTGTAGCTGGCCCCGGTCATAGTATTGCCGTGAGTTCAAAAGGAGTTGCCTACTCATTTGGGTCTAACAGCTCAGGGCAGCTTGGAAATGGAACTACAGAAGAGGAATGGCGGCCTCATCCGATTAG ATCGCTTCATGGTATTCGCGTTATTCAGGCCGCTGTCGGGGCTGGCAGGACTATGCTGATTAGTGACACCGGGAGGGTGTATGCTTTTGGCAAAGACTCGTTCGGCGAAGCTGAGTATGGCGTCCAAGGAAATAAAGTAGTAACTACTCCCCAGCTTGTAGAATCTTTAAAAGACATCTTTGTTGTACAAGCTGCGATTGGAAATTTCTTCACTGCCGTATTATCAAGAGAAGGAAGGGTTTATACATTCTCCTGGGGGAATGAAACTAAACTTGGTCATCAAACTGAGCCAGCTGATACGGAACCCCGTGCATTATTAGGCGCATTAGAGAATATTCCAGTCGTGCAAATTGCAGCAGGATATTGCTACCTTCTTGCTCTGGCTTGTCAACCTAGTGGCAT GTCTGTGTATTCTGTTGGTTGTGGATTGGGTGGAAAGCTTGGTCATGGAGCGCGAACTGATGAAAAGGTCCCGAGGTTAATTGAACAATTTCAGACGTTGAATCTTCAACCTGCAGTTGTTGCGGCTGGGGCTTGGCATGCTGCAGTTGTTGGGAAAGATGGAAGGGTCTGTACATGGGGTTGGGGCCGTTACGGGTGCTTGGGTCACGGTAATGAAGATTGTGAGTCAGCACCTAAAGTGGTGGAAGCACTAAACAATGTGAAGGCTGTTTATGTTGCCACAGGGGATTATACGACCTTTGTGGTTTCTGATGAAGGAAATGtttattcatttggttgtggagaATCATCTAGTCTAGGACATAATACTGCTGTAGCTGAAGAACAG GGTATCAGGCACTCAAATGTTTTATTCCCTGAGGTTGTAACATCATTGAAGCAGCTGAATGAAAGAGTGGTGCAGATAAGTCTCACTAATTCAATATACTGGAATGCCCATACGTTTGCATTGACAGAATCTGGTAAGCTTTATGCATTTGGCGCGGGCGATAAAGGACAGCTAGGTGTGGAGCTCAGTGCCAACCAAACTGAAAGGGCAATCCCGGAGCGGGTTGACATTGATCTCGGTTAA